The following are encoded together in the Tursiops truncatus isolate mTurTru1 chromosome 10, mTurTru1.mat.Y, whole genome shotgun sequence genome:
- the MOBP gene encoding LOW QUALITY PROTEIN: myelin-associated oligodendrocyte basic protein (The sequence of the model RefSeq protein was modified relative to this genomic sequence to represent the inferred CDS: deleted 1 base in 1 codon) codes for MSQKVVKEGPRLSKNQKFSEHFSIHCCPPFTFLNSKREIVDRKYSICKSGCFYQKKEEDWICCACQKTSSCQHPLSNRGEPLLQPPASFGPLSTSRRATSPQRPKRQPAAPPAVVRAPAKPRSPPRSERQPRPRPEVRPPPAKQRSPQKAKKQPRSSPQKGPGTSRGGSPNKASRFW; via the exons ATGAGTCAGAAAGTGGTTAAGGAGGGCCCCAGACTCTCCAAGAACCAGAAGTTCTCGGAGCACTTCAGCATACATTGCTGCCCGCCGTTCACCTTCCTCAACTCCAAACGCGAGATTGTGGACCGCAAGTATAGCATCTGTAAAAGTGGCTGCTTCTaccagaagaaagaggaggactGGATCTGCTGTGCCTGCCAGAAGACCAG CTCCTGTCAGCATCCCTTA AGCAACAGAGGAGAGCCATTGCTCCAGCCTCCAGCTTCTTTTGGCCCTCTCAGCACCAGCCGCCGCGCAACGTCCCCTCAGAGGCCCAAGCGCCAGCCAGCTGCACCCCCCGCGGTGGTCAGAGCACCAGCCAAGCCACGGTCCCCTCCGAGGTCCGAACGTCAGCCACGCCCCCGCCCAGAAGTCCGACCTCCACCAGCCAAGCAGCGTTCCCCTCAGAAGGCCAAGAAGCAGCCGCGCAGCAGCCCCCAGAAAGGGCCAGGCACCAGCCGTGGGGGGTCCCCCAACAAAGCCTCTAGGTTCTGGTAA